A genomic segment from Argonema galeatum A003/A1 encodes:
- a CDS encoding YihY/virulence factor BrkB family protein, with amino-acid sequence MNLKTMWGLLKETFDEWNEDKASRLAAALAYYTVFSIAPLLIIVIAIAGSVFGEEAARGQIVGQIQGLVGRSGAEVIETAIENANKPATGTIASIISVIALLFGASGVFGQLRDALNTIWEVAPKPGINVKSFIRQNFLSFSMVLGIGFLLLVSLVVSAVLAGLSTYLSNLLPGIDFLWQIANFVISFGVITLLFAMIYKFLPDVKITWSDVWIGAAITSLLFTIGKTLLGLYLGNGSFGSTYGAAGSLVVILAWVYYAAQILFFGAEFTQVYARKYGSQIVPDKNAVPVTEEARAQQGMPRTQDIEAAGESDRSKRGNRRMSRRSGWRGFVQRLTGKRKNRYR; translated from the coding sequence ATGAATTTAAAGACAATGTGGGGACTGCTGAAAGAAACTTTTGATGAATGGAATGAGGATAAAGCGTCGCGGTTGGCGGCAGCGTTGGCGTATTATACGGTGTTTTCGATCGCACCGCTGCTGATTATCGTAATTGCGATCGCAGGCAGCGTATTCGGGGAAGAAGCGGCAAGAGGCCAGATTGTAGGCCAAATTCAAGGTTTAGTCGGCAGAAGTGGCGCAGAAGTCATCGAGACAGCGATCGAAAATGCCAACAAACCAGCCACCGGGACTATCGCCTCAATTATTAGCGTCATCGCCTTGCTGTTTGGCGCGTCTGGCGTATTTGGTCAGCTGCGAGATGCCCTCAATACTATTTGGGAAGTGGCACCAAAACCAGGTATTAACGTCAAAAGCTTTATTCGCCAAAACTTTTTGTCCTTCTCAATGGTACTGGGAATCGGCTTTTTATTGCTGGTGTCCCTAGTAGTCAGCGCCGTATTAGCAGGACTTAGTACTTATTTAAGTAATTTGCTACCCGGTATTGACTTTCTTTGGCAAATTGCCAATTTTGTCATCTCGTTCGGCGTCATTACATTACTGTTCGCGATGATTTACAAATTCTTGCCAGATGTGAAAATTACCTGGAGTGATGTTTGGATTGGTGCTGCTATCACTTCGCTGCTGTTCACGATCGGCAAAACTTTGCTGGGTTTGTATTTAGGGAACGGCAGTTTTGGATCGACTTACGGTGCAGCTGGGTCACTTGTAGTTATCTTGGCTTGGGTTTACTATGCTGCTCAAATTCTCTTTTTCGGCGCAGAGTTTACTCAGGTTTATGCGAGAAAATATGGTTCTCAAATCGTCCCCGATAAAAATGCTGTCCCCGTCACCGAGGAAGCCCGCGCCCAACAAGGAATGCCTCGCACTCAAGATATCGAAGCAGCGGGGGAATCGGATCGCAGCAAGCGAGGAAATAGACGGATGTCTAGACGCTCTGGATGGCGCGGGTTTGT
- a CDS encoding SDR family oxidoreductase produces MQLAGKVALVTGSGSGIGKAAAKLLAKEGAKVAALAHKEGEAEQIVAEIEGDGGEAIPLIADISQQDMMQQAIQQIADKWGRLDIVFANAGINGVWAPIEELTPEEWDKTINVNLKGTFLTVKYAVPYLKKQGGSVIITSSVNGTRIFSNTGATAYSCSKAAQVAFTKMVALELAEHRIRVNVICPGAIETDIDENTERRDLDKVKEPVEFPEGEIPLTDGKPGTSQQVAQLVLFLASDASSHISGTEIWIDGAQSLLQG; encoded by the coding sequence ATGCAGCTTGCAGGAAAAGTGGCGCTTGTTACAGGATCGGGTTCGGGAATTGGCAAGGCGGCTGCAAAGTTGCTAGCGAAAGAGGGTGCTAAAGTTGCAGCGTTAGCGCATAAAGAAGGAGAAGCAGAGCAAATTGTTGCCGAAATTGAAGGCGATGGTGGCGAAGCCATTCCTCTCATTGCCGATATTTCGCAGCAGGATATGATGCAACAAGCAATCCAGCAAATTGCGGATAAGTGGGGACGACTGGATATTGTGTTTGCGAATGCTGGTATTAATGGTGTCTGGGCACCGATAGAAGAATTGACGCCCGAAGAGTGGGATAAAACTATAAATGTTAATCTTAAAGGCACATTTTTAACAGTAAAATACGCTGTACCTTATCTGAAAAAGCAAGGCGGCTCGGTTATTATTACTTCCTCGGTTAACGGTACGCGCATTTTTAGCAATACTGGTGCAACGGCTTATTCATGTTCTAAAGCTGCTCAGGTTGCCTTTACGAAAATGGTGGCATTGGAACTTGCCGAACACCGCATTCGCGTCAATGTCATCTGTCCGGGAGCGATCGAAACCGATATTGACGAAAACACGGAACGGCGCGATCTTGATAAGGTTAAGGAACCTGTTGAGTTTCCGGAAGGGGAGATTCCCCTAACTGACGGCAAGCCGGGAACTTCACAGCAGGTGGCACAATTAGTGCTATTTCTAGCTTCGGATGCTTCGAGTCACATTAGCGGTACAGAAATTTGGATTGATGGGGCGCAGTCGCTACTTCAAGGGTGA
- a CDS encoding AAA-like domain-containing protein yields the protein MINRSVPQSPFVAGPMITDPQFFVGRSSELDALTSRMTGSQPVSINVVGKKGIGKSSLLYHFFQTYEQRVENPKRYVAIYLDLLDSECRDEIGFYHAVARQLLNLPKVRSQRTLTRPFQVTSFERQTFSSVMGEWKRQGVLPVLCLDEFSALFKHPNEFSDGFFDNLLFLMNTNALMLVVASQRELNFYRQRYKLTSSFFNMGDVLRLGNLAEEEAKELVSLPARTGVPAALRNDEQRLARKWGGCHPFLLQLAASLLLEARQQEQVVSWAKARFEQEARRIPKPLWKITPPAAYFARSAGSMAILILVVLVAIGVLKQTQVLDSLWKAMGR from the coding sequence ATGATCAACCGCTCAGTGCCTCAGAGCCCCTTTGTGGCGGGGCCGATGATTACCGACCCCCAGTTCTTTGTCGGTCGCTCTTCAGAACTGGACGCCCTTACCTCGCGGATGACAGGTTCTCAACCTGTCAGCATCAACGTTGTGGGTAAAAAAGGCATCGGGAAATCTTCCCTGCTATATCACTTTTTCCAGACTTACGAACAGCGGGTGGAGAATCCCAAACGTTACGTAGCAATTTATCTCGACCTCCTGGATTCCGAGTGCCGGGATGAGATTGGTTTTTATCACGCCGTAGCTCGACAATTGTTAAATCTGCCAAAAGTGCGATCGCAACGAACCTTAACCAGACCATTTCAAGTTACATCCTTTGAGCGCCAGACCTTTTCCTCAGTGATGGGAGAGTGGAAACGGCAGGGAGTGCTGCCGGTGCTTTGTCTGGATGAATTTAGCGCTTTGTTCAAGCATCCCAATGAATTCAGTGATGGATTTTTTGACAACTTGCTTTTTTTGATGAACACCAACGCCTTGATGCTAGTGGTAGCTTCACAAAGAGAACTAAATTTTTATCGGCAGCGGTATAAATTGACCTCTTCTTTCTTCAATATGGGTGATGTTCTCAGATTAGGCAATTTGGCTGAAGAAGAAGCAAAAGAACTGGTAAGTTTGCCTGCCAGAACTGGTGTTCCAGCAGCCTTGCGTAACGATGAGCAACGCCTCGCCAGAAAATGGGGTGGATGTCATCCTTTCTTATTACAGTTGGCAGCTAGTTTGTTGTTGGAAGCGCGTCAGCAAGAGCAGGTTGTCAGTTGGGCAAAAGCTAGATTTGAACAAGAAGCGCGTCGCATTCCCAAACCGCTTTGGAAAATTACCCCACCCGCAGCTTATTTTGCCAGAAGCGCTGGCAGTATGGCAATTCTCATCCTGGTGGTTTTGGTTGCGATCGGCGTGCTGAAACAAACTCAAGTATTGGACTCCTTGTGGAAAGCTATGGGGAGGTAG
- a CDS encoding aminotransferase class V-fold PLP-dependent enzyme, giving the protein MKNQISRFPLQRSGFEKFWGLDPDVTFLNHGSFGACPMPVLEAQQRLRQQMEREPLRFFGREFEELLDAARSELAEFIGADASELVFVPNATTGVNAVLRSLKFTSDDELLTTDHEYNACRNVLDFVANETGARVVVAKVPFPMDSPEQEIAAVMEKVSSKTRLALLDHITSQTGLIFPIQRLVSQLAELGIDTLIDGAHAPGMLSLNLREIGATYYTGNCHKWLCAPKGAAFLYVRRDRQSQIRPTTISHGANSPRTDRTRFQLEFDWMGTDDPTAYLCVPEAIKFMGSLLEGGWSELMARNRAMALAARQILCEALGETPPCPDETIGAMAVVPLPDAAPNPGKTPLIPPLQDALFKEFGIEVPVIPWPAAPKQLIRISAQIYNTQAQYEYLAFALAQLYSARSQTELFLFL; this is encoded by the coding sequence ATGAAAAATCAAATTTCACGCTTCCCACTTCAGCGTTCGGGGTTTGAGAAGTTCTGGGGGCTTGACCCAGATGTAACATTTCTTAACCACGGCTCATTTGGTGCTTGTCCAATGCCGGTTTTGGAAGCACAGCAGCGCCTGCGTCAACAAATGGAACGGGAACCGTTGCGCTTTTTTGGGCGCGAGTTTGAAGAATTGCTGGATGCCGCTAGAAGTGAGTTGGCTGAGTTCATCGGTGCAGATGCGTCGGAGTTGGTATTTGTCCCCAATGCGACAACGGGGGTGAATGCGGTGTTGCGATCGCTCAAATTTACCAGCGATGATGAGTTACTGACAACAGACCACGAATACAATGCCTGCCGCAACGTGCTTGATTTTGTTGCCAACGAGACAGGTGCGCGGGTAGTGGTGGCAAAAGTGCCTTTCCCGATGGATTCGCCAGAACAGGAGATCGCAGCGGTAATGGAAAAAGTTTCGTCTAAGACGCGATTGGCACTACTAGATCATATCACCAGCCAGACTGGTTTGATTTTTCCCATCCAGCGGCTAGTATCCCAGCTAGCCGAACTTGGTATCGATACTCTCATAGATGGTGCCCATGCGCCTGGGATGTTGTCCCTCAACTTACGGGAGATTGGGGCGACTTATTACACTGGTAACTGCCACAAGTGGTTATGTGCGCCAAAAGGGGCGGCATTTTTGTATGTGCGACGCGATCGGCAATCCCAGATTCGTCCTACTACAATTAGCCACGGTGCGAATTCTCCACGCACGGACAGGACTCGCTTCCAGCTAGAGTTTGACTGGATGGGAACTGACGATCCTACGGCTTACTTGTGCGTGCCAGAAGCGATTAAGTTTATGGGTTCTCTGCTTGAAGGTGGGTGGTCTGAGTTAATGGCACGAAATCGGGCAATGGCACTGGCGGCGAGGCAGATACTTTGCGAAGCGCTTGGCGAAACGCCACCTTGTCCCGATGAGACGATCGGTGCAATGGCAGTTGTGCCTTTACCAGATGCAGCGCCGAATCCAGGTAAAACGCCTTTAATACCGCCTTTACAAGATGCTCTATTTAAGGAATTTGGAATTGAAGTGCCGGTAATTCCGTGGCCTGCCGCACCAAAGCAGCTAATTCGTATTTCTGCTCAAATTTATAATACACAGGCACAGTATGAGTATTTAGCTTTTGCTCTAGCACAACTATACTCAGCACGGTCACAGACAGAGCTTTTTTTATTCCTGTAG